gtcgctttgaataaatgaaagcgtcagctatgtgcaatgtaatgtaatgtaataatgtaagcaCCGTATGTCTTATCTGGAGTAAGTGACCCTTGACATGATGCAAATAGATGGATTACTGTAAATTGCTCATTTGGCCGATTTTCTACATAGGTCACTGAAGATGTCAATAAAAAGGGTAATGATGGCAAAATAAATCCCTCAATACAATAATCTAAGTATATAGCCACATGCAATGGTATGTGTTAGGTAGAAGTGAATTCCATCTTcactttattactattattattattattattgttattgttattattattattatttacattattattatcctatttactattgtatttatttttaattattcacTATTTTTTTAGTGGTTTTATAATGCTGTGGTGATTctttgcttgtgttttttttatgacggactgtttcttatttatttatttcttacagTAGCTCCTATTTATTATGTGTTTGTCTTGCCTTGCTGTTATGTggtgtgtggatggccaggtcgCATTCAATTTAccctttggggattaataaagtctctctctctctcattattattattattattattattattattattattattattaatttttttcAATTGCTTGCAAGCGCTTaaccatactttggatactttttctaaactcttaacatagattacaaacacaattggccaaatggttaattttcttctcaaaaacaCAAACTgttgggggcactgtggcgcagcgcgctaagccccccacatttgggtttgcatgcccacggggtccCTGGTTTGAACCTGGGTCGttcgaccctgccccatctctcgcTCCCAATTGTtgcctgtctactctcatactgtcctgcaataataaaaggcaaaaagcccccaaaaatcctttaaaaaaacacatactGTTAAATATATGCATCTGAAAAcagaacacattttttttacacactaactttaccaaaacactataAATAAGACTCGAAATaaaatacatgtaaaaaaaaacacttcttttcatttcacaaggtacatggATTCAATCAAAGACtattagaaaagaaaacttaaaagTAGAGatttcaaaacactggctattgtcaacattacagaagctgcatagacttttatgtttcatttttatcctattgcatgcattcaaattGCGCAATTCACAAATTCAGAATTGCGTAAATTTCCTTGGTACGGTCGGCAACAGGACAGTGACcgcatgtgttgttgacattcaagatgattaACAAGTATTcagtcaactgaaagggccccccatcccaaGCCCTACAATGAAATGAAAACCCAAACCCACTCTTTTCCTGGGCCCtggacatctgacccctttggCTCCCCTGACTCCATGTCACACATCAAAGGTATAAAAACTGCTGGAGCACCCTTCACTGGCACACAAAGTGATCTCCAATGATGATGTCCAAGATGAGTGTCCTGCTTGGTGCTGTGCTTCTGGTGCTGCTCTGTTCACAGAGCGGACAGACTGGTGAAGTTGGCGAGACGAGCTGCAGCGGGTGCTGTGATTTGCTGAAAGAACTGCGAGAGCTGAGAGAGACCGTGTCGGTCCTAAAGAGACAAACAGATGAACAGAAAAGCACAGGTAAGTCCACAGTGCAATACAACACTTCTCGTTCACTACCATGTACCAATTCCATGTGCCACCATGATATATTCATTTTAGCAACAGCATAGATTGCTTACTGTACTTCATGATTATTACATGTGGATATATGAAAATATTGTGCATCCATGTTGTACATTTTCCCATTTCAGAGCAAGTGGCGTTTGGGGCAGCACTAGGCCCTGATGGGGCCAATATCAACCGGGGTCCATTCAACACTGACACCACTCTAGTCTACCCGAACGTCTTCGCAAATGCAGGGAATGCCTACAACCCTAGCacaggtaggctacatacactgctaacaataataataataagaagaagaagaagaagaagaagaataaaggGAATGCTGAAACAAGGCATTCCAAGTAAATCAGACTTCTGTGATATCAGTCTGTCCAGTTAGCAACCTTGATTGTGAATCCATTTGGCATACTGTTGAGCAAATTTAACAAGCAATGGGTAGAATTGAATAATGAAGACACGCCACGTGTTATTCTTCTTGGTGGTTAACATGTtgttctctgctctgctgtcctcaGGCATGTTCACAGCACCAGTGAaaggggtctactacttcagctTCTCTGGCCACAACCATTCCTCCAAGCCCATGGGTCTCAGCCTGATGAAGAATGGTCAGTCAATGGTGATTGTGTATAACCATGCAGCAGGGGCTCGTCCTGAGACAGCAACCAATGGCATGAACCTGCTGCTGGAGAAAGGAGACCAAGTGAATGTGAAGCTTTGGGCCAACTCGTGGATTCAGGATAATGAAAACATGCATAGTACCTTTGTTGGCCATTTGCTCTTTCCCCTGCCAGATATTATAAAACCATAGATTTTGTTGTATTTTCATCATATTGCTCCATAAAATGTCTAATCAGGAATGTTTTCCAACTATGTGCTCATCTTGGAATTCAATAAAGGTTTCAGCATGTTCAATGCGTGTAAGATATATTTTGCAGATTCTTTAAATAATGTCGGATTCACTTCTATTTATAATAATGACCAATTTTATTGACAACATTTTCAGTCACCCTATACAAGATACAAGTTTCAAGAGTTTATTGTAATTGTCAAAACACAATGACATTCTACAACACTCAGTGTAGTAGAAGAAGATTCCTAAGTGCAACAGagataaaagtgacaccagtgcttgattcCAACCCAACTCTGattccccctccctccatcccacttAAAAGTGCAACAAAGTTTTTAAGAGGTGAAATGAAAGGACAAGAAGTTAAATGAGCAATGTAATTCACAAAGTTGCATCAAGTCATGGGCCTCTTACTCCAGATGAGACGTATACAATATATTTCCAAAGTTTATGTTGCCCATTCTCAAAAGCTATCTATTTGATTTATATTTTCTACCATAATCAATTGCTAAGGCTTACGTGAACAGGAAGATATATTCTCAGTGTATACAATCAGCATTTTGAATACTAATTTTGACAGTTTtggctgcaaaacctactctgcTCAGAGTAGTTAATGTTAGTTTATTTACTTACTAAATACTCataaatatctttttttgcaacaTATGGTCAGTATTGATTGAGTTAATCAAGTAAAATGACTCCCTTTAAAGTTAAATCTGATAATAACCTGCATGTAATCAGgtaaattgttgttgttgttgctctacAGACAGACAACTTACCCAAAAACAGCAAATCCATGCTtgtttttgattatttatttatgtatttcatTAGTGTACATGATGGGAAATAGTCCATTTTCCTGTCTGCAGCTTCCTTTTGGGCAGTTTATCATCAACTGCACGTCATAGTGAAGTGCTACATAAACTTGGGCAGGACCCAGCACTGTCACATAAACCAATCATGGGTGTCCAATATGTGTGCCCTGCTTGGTGctgtgcttctgctgctgctgctccgctAATAGAGCGGGGAGAGTGGGCAAACATGGTGTCCAGGAAAGCAGTGTCCAGAAGACTGGGAAAGTCCCCCAGCAGGCCAATGTTGTGGAGTGCTCTGGGGTGCTTTTctagaaagcgtagttgttagccagttagcaacttgggtagttgccaatgtgaaattgcattgaaaacaacaaagtagctaaggaagtagcaactatggtttccagaaaggCATCCCTGAtttgcagacacagagagagagagagagagcgagagagagagtgagagagagagagagagagagagagcacaaagtaCACAAATGGAACCGTCACTATGATTTAAACACATCCACATCCCATCCAAATCGCCAGATATGGTTACAcacaagcgagagagaggaagacaaacaaTCAATTTGACATTACTCAGTAAGAGGGTGTCCAGGTGAATGtagatttgtgcatgtgtgtgttgtgtgtgggtgtgtttgcgtatgtgtgcatgcctgtgtgcctttgtgcgtgcttgcatttgttttatgtgtgggggtgtggttgtgtttgtgaaaatgtgtgcgtgcgcgcctgcgtgcttgcgtgcgtgcgtgcgtgcttgcgtgcgtgcgtgcgtgcgtgtggtgtgtgtgtgagagagtgtgtgtgcgtgtgcatgcaagcatgtgtgtgtgtgtgttttatgtgtgtgtgggtgtgtacgggTGAGCATCACGGCGCCCGTGTGGTGGATAACTGGTGGATAGGGGCAGGACTAAAGCTGACCAAGCCCACAAGAGACAGCAGAAGCAACGGAGCAAAAGTACACACAAAGCAATTAATCAATTAAATGAGAACCGGACAAGAGCAATGCAGCTACAAAATGAGGCTTATTTGGAAACAACCACCAACCAGTGTTCGTGAGCAATCAGGAAACtggaaagaggaagacaaaataaGGCATCATACAGTAGATTATTAAAAAGGATTATTAAAGGATTATTAAAAAGGATGACAGTGGGATTCCCCAAGGATTCCCCACTGCACTATTCACTGTCATCCTTTTTggagcaaacatacacacaaaccacctAAGCAAATAACCAGGAACGCGACAAGAGCAATGGGGTAATAAAAGCAGTTACACAGGTGGTAATTTGGAAACAATTGTCAACAACCAGGGCTGGTGAGCGGTGAGCAATCAGGAAACTTGAAGGAGGATGACCAAATGAGGCTGCCAAATCAAGAATAGGTCTAATTCATTCACTGTACCTCAAGATTCAAGGTTCAAGGAGTTTATTATCATTGCCAatgaaggcaacgaaattgtgggtggagctcCAACACTACCTAGTTTCAAGTATAGGATAGCCAAAACAAGTAGTAGTCAAagaaagtctaaattcatgaagtatatcatgaagtaatAGTAGGCATAATAATGTgtgtaataataaattaataagtaggcctaaatcAATCCCCCTCCCCACAATTCTTCACAGAGTTTTAAGACATTTCGTTGTTtatcaaaaaaaatctttataagTTCTGTCCTGATCTTTTAGGCCAACTATTGCCGGATCACTGGAGCAACACAGACAACAAGCACTGctcaaatacaaaaacaaaagtaGCGGCCTACATGGATTTGTTCAGGCAGATACCTAATGACCCTCTGTGATCACAAACACAAGTACCTCAATGACATCACAGATAACAGGTAAATatatgttgccttcaccagctcgggacctctcgagacagctgacgacactgctcacatgacaattgAGTTCTGGAGTtgggcgcatgaacgccactgatcccgggattcatgcgtgttttgttttggttctcttttctttttttccacctcaccttgagccttcacacccacgacatatcatttcaGCTTAAGTAGACcaaatcaaacagtcagataccagcagtgctgacatatgtacatctgcaattgaatgatatcaactggtgttgttgatagtgattacaagatgatattttagcatttctgatactgtttacatgctagttccatgcatgggcgccatgttgatgatgcgtgtgtcgtcatacaaaacatcaggtcgggaactcgttgttctatacttccgcctgagatcaacctcgataattatcgatctgacattgcgtcaccaaatcttcacacccactttcccgaggttttaggtcggctttcttgggattctcgactttttgaacgaggtaaACATAGTCCCTTTCTGATGTCACAAAGGGTCATGTCCCTCTGTGACTTCACAAAAGAGTATGTGCTTCTCTATGAGGCAAAGAGAAaatctttcttgtctttcttgtgATCTAATGTCATCCTTTCTTATAACTATAGTGATCACAAACACAAGTATCTCAGTGACATGACATTTGACAGataaatatgaagagctcttttccgaaacgctatatccaccatttttgactttttgcattttaatattggaattgactgttaggaggtcctatcatctatgtgtgaatttttgCCATTCGAATGTTTTGAGAATGTACTTTaagacctctataaaaatgcattttgcaatgcatttcaatggaatgcccaatgcaaaaatgccaatttcccaacattctataaaatggatatatctcattttggaaaagagctgttcACATGTACCTTTCTTACGTCACAAAGGGGACAAGTCTCCCCATATGACATCATGTCCCTCGATGACCTCACAAAAGAATATATGCCTGTCTATGAAGTCAAAAGAGACTCCAATGTCTTTCTTGTGACACCACAGACATTTCCTCTCTATGGTACCAAAGGAgaacacatgcactgtacaatatCTGTCTGTGACAATTAAATTTTTTTATCATGACATTTTTACCTTTATACCCTCATTATTCTATCAAAATTGATGAAATCAAAATAGATTTGTTTCTATAAAGATAATGTATTGAAGTATGTTGCGAGTCTATTTTCAAATTGTAACCTTTCCTACTAAAACAAATCGTAGGAACAAAAAAAGTGGCGTCACAtctttcacccacacacacacacaaaacacacacacacagagggcagagGATGTGTTAAACAAGATAGTGTTTCTAACAtttctgctgtgtgtgcatgtgtgtgtgtgtgtgtgtgtgtgtgtgtgtgtgtgtgtgtgtgtgtgtgtgtgtgtgtgtgtgtgtgtgtgtgtgtgtgtgtgtgtgtgtgtgtgtgtgtgcgcgcgcgcgtgcacgcacaccccTGTGTAGGcatgcaggtacgcacgcacgcatgcccacaaAGTAGAAAGTGCAAAAGTACAAAAGTAGACAGTAGTTATTTATGTATATGTAACAGATTTACCTGTGCCAATATTTATCTTAGATAGGATAATGCCAATTGTGATAAGAGGTAAGATAGCGTGGTGTTAACCGTAAGTACAACACAGACAACAAGCACTgctcaaaagcaaaaacaaaagtaGGGCCTAAATACATTTGTTCAGGCAGATACCTAATGACCCTCTGTGAATACAAACAGAAGTATCTCAATGACATCACAGatgacagatatatatatatatatagtaggtCTATTTCTGACATCACAAAGGGGACAAGTCTCCCCATCATGACATCATGATTTCACAAAAGAGTGTGTGCCTCTATGAGGGTGCGATCACACAGACCacagattttacagtaggaggcggatgtgttctattgtttgtcaatgaaaatgagcagattacgcgtctaatatcagcgcaagacgggttgcggattctccgcctatccgcgccgggcggatcgagttgaaaaaagttcaactcaaggcggaaaaccgcggcagatttccagatgttcgataagAGACCGTTATCTACATTgatatcagattcactatccaacgttaggagagcaagaaaagagctcgtcttaaattcattttacataaatgaatggacaaagcattttgtgtatgttttcacaacatttaatgacacaacaccatcgattaggctacgttgcgagtgacagttgactCGTTAcattgcctagtcaccgcattcgaatgggcagtggatccgcgctcggtgtggtcacttctgattaatcagctggacgcgcatcgcagattggaggcagaaatccgcggtctgtgtgataGCGCCCTGAGTCAGAGAAAATCCAATGTCTTCCTTTCTAATGACTAGTGATCACAAGCATCTCACAAGTATCTCAGTGACATCACATTTGACAGATAAATAATTCCCTTTTTGACGTCACAAAGGGAACATGTCTCCCCATATGACATCATGTTCCCATATAAGGCAACATATTATCAGGATTCCCCACTGTACTACTCACTGTCGCCCTTTTTGGGGCAAATGTAAACACAAACCAACAAAGCAAATAACCAGGAACTGAGCAATGGGGTAATAAAAGCAGTTACACAGGGATTTGGAAACAATCGTCAAGAACCAGGGCTGGTGAGCAATCAGGATACTTGAAGGAGGAAGACCAAATAAGGCAACAAAAACAAGAATGGTTCTCATTCATTCACTGTACCTCTTCACAGGGCTAAAGGACACTTCATCTTTTATCAAAAAAGCTTTCTAAGTTCTGTCCTGATCCTTTGGGCCTATACAGCATATTGCCGGATCACTGGAACAACACAGACAACAAGCACCGctcaaaaacaaaagcaaaagcagGGCCTACATGGATTTGTTCAGGCAGACTAGCACAAACTAATGACCAGTGATCACAAACACAAGTGTCTCAATGACATCACATTTGGCAGATAAATAGGTTACTTTCTGACGTCACAAAGGGGACATGTCAAGAGTATGTGCCTCTCTATGAGTCAAAGAGAATCcaatggctacgtgtacatgatgtttttaagtccgatttaataaatgcgatttaaatagatcggattaagagttattttgcgatgtgtatacatggcactttcacttaaatgcgattaaacgtctggggtaaataaagcattgcgattggactgaggacgcacgtgctgagcgagccaaataaggcacgggggcgtggtccaatgccaccgagatgcaggccATCTTCCCcccgaaaatcgttgcctcaggcggactgattcacaacatttccccctttctccctggatcatttacaatgctacattagctaccctgttagcatagaaaaacgagtggtcaaatagtaatgtggagtaactttgttgtgcttcattacttcgtggggcacttttacatcaatatatggaagccacaacatttatagtcgcttagggactttaaattaagcaaaactttcatgtgaaaattaacaggaagtgccgccatgtttttctcactggcaaagagcacggtctcttggcgccatcatgtggtcaacgagcatgcgtggaacgactggatttattgtaattccgaataaaaggttacatgatagaggaacgtgtttaagtaagggttaacgttcggcgagaaggtcgctaccgtggaatagcagcacgacagagagaatctttagaccccgacgcggaagtgctgctattccacaaagcgaccgactcgccgaaagttaacccgcttattatatggatatacttaaatgattcacacatggcggggacatttctttaggcctatttaatgttaagattgttgctgcgcaaaacaaaacagtgccgttgtggaacaccgctaggcaacagctaggtagccaggacaacaggtgttgtctatcacagcagctgattagagtcttgttgaaaagtcgctttagcagtgaaaagtcttgttgccattgacagcggtctgttatagaccaacccgtctgttatcgaaaaataacagacgtgcgaacgttggggagccccgttgaaatgaatggagcattcgaccgatgacgtcacaccatataataatcggatttaaaagaggaataaaccacccactttaatcggacttaagtttaaatcggaataaacttaaatcctgttcggtaagtgtttacatgatatttttagagtggaattaagatttaaagtgagttaaatcggacttaagtgtctcatgtaaacgcatagtaTGTCTTTCTTATATATATCCCCTCTATGGCATCACAGGAGGAGACATGCACTGTACTTCTCTGTGACAGTTCATTGTTACCTTATACCCTCATTATTCTATCAaaattgctgagtgtgtgtgtgtgtgtgtgtgtgtgtgtgtgtgtgtgtgtgtgtgtgtgtgtgtgtgtgtgtgtgtgtgtgtgagtgagtgtgtgtgtgagtgtgtgtgtgtgtgtgtgtgcgtgcgtgcgtgcgtgcgtgcgtgcgtgcgtgcgtgcgtgcgtgcgtgcgtgcgtgcgtgcgtgcgtgcgtgcgtgcgtgcgtgcgtgcgtgcgtgcgtgcgtgcgtgtgtgtgtgtgtgtgtctgcatgcacaaGATTGGGAGATAATTATATATTTAGTGTCGGTGTTGATTAAACTTAGAACTTTTTAAAATCAGTTTTCTGGAGTCAATGTCAAACCTGGCGCCAGAAAAACTGTACAGTAATGACATCTACACATAgagtgggggcagagagagagagagagagagagagagagagagagagagagagagagagagagagagagagcacaaagtaCACAAATGGAACCACCACTAAGATTTAAACACACCCACATCCCATCCAAACAGTCAGATACAGTTACACactaagagagagagtgtttttttctgtgttttacatgtgtgtgcgtgtgcgtgtgtgtgtgtgtgtgtgtgtgtgtgtgtgtgtgtgtgtgtgtgtgtgtgtgtgtgtgtgtgtgtgtgtgtgtgtgtgtgtgtgtgtgtgtatacgtgtgtgtttacgtgtgtgtttacgtgtgtgtattttacatgtgtgtgtgttttacgtgtgtgtgtgtgggtgtgaggctATAAAGACCTGTTGTTAATCAGCATGTCTGTGTCTTATCAGGGCAAGGCACGCTATTATGGCCCCGATCCCCCAGGCCCAGGATCACCTCctccacaccactacactacgCAGCCTTTtgttacacatgcaaacacacaccaacacagacagtattcaaacacatgcaaacaaacacacacatgtacagacacacatggaTACCCACATTCattaacacccacacacacacacacacaaacacgcacacacacatacacacatacttgtgcacacacacgcacgcaggcacacacacacacacacacaccacacactacagactCTCTCGGTCACACACCAATGCGTCCAATGTCTGCACagacaatgtctgtgtgtgtgtgcgcgtgtgcgcgcgtgcatgtgtgtgtgtgtgtgtgtgtgtgtgtgtgtgtgtgtgtgtgtgtgtgtgtgtgtgtgtgtgtgtgtgtgtgtgtgtgtgtgtgcgcgcgcgcgcacatgcatgcatgcgtgcgtgtgtgtgtgtgtgtgtgcgctcgtgcatgcgtgtgtgtgtgtgtgtgtgtgtgtgtgtgtgtgtgtgtgtgtgtgtgtgtgtgtgtgtgtgtgtgtgtgtgtgtgtgtgtgtgtgtgtgtgtgtgtgtgtgtgtgtgtttgtgtgtgtgtgtgtgtgtgtaagagagagatagggatgagACAGAGTCAGTAATCTTCCTGGTGACTCACTTGTCCTCGTCCACTTTGCAAGGACACACACTCCGGTGGGTATCacccaaaacaacccaaaaaCTCCCAGCGTCCTTCACGCACAGAGGAGTGTGTTGAGAGTACTGTGAACTCtatattaaatgtgtgtgtgtgtgtatgcgtgcgtgcgtgcgtgcgtgcgtgtgtgtgtgtgtgtgtgtgtgcgtgtgcgtgtgtgtgtgtgtgtgtgtgtgtgtgtgtgtgtgtgtgtgcatgcctgcgcgtgtgtgtgtgtgtgtgtgtgtgtgtgtgtgtgtgtgtgtgtgtgtgtgtgtgtgtgtgtgtgtgtgtgtgtgtgtgtgtgtgtgtgtgtgtgtgtgtgtgtgtgtgtgtgtgtgtgtctttgtgaagtATAAGTGCTCCGATAATTACACTTTGTCAAAGGATATCGGCTAACAAGGCTGAATcactatacacacacagccaagcgaACACAATTCAATCGCTCAGCCATctcaaccttcacacacacacacacacacacacacacacacacacacacacacacacacacacacacacacacacacacacacacacacacacacacacacacacacacacacacacacacatacacaccgagagagagagagagagagagagagagagagagagagagagagagagagagagagagccaaatgCTCAAGGTAAACATTATGTTTGACTGCCAAGCGTAAGACACAGATCactcccacagagagagagaggtgtgggttGTGGGGAGTTTGAGTTTGCCATGGAAACTttgcaccaatacacacacacacacacacacacacacacacacacacacacacacacacacacacacacacacacgcacacacacacacacctgaattggCCCTGGCAGACACAGGCGGATGGCTGTTGCTGGCCAATGGTCAAGCACAGAGAGTTCCATGCCAAAGGCTTCTCTTACACTCGTGGCCAAAAGTGCCCTCGCCTTCTGAccccgacccccccaccccccacacacacacacacacacacacacacacacacacacacacacacacacacacacacacacacacacatgcatgcagacaaacacaggaAAGCATGCACACATCCAATAACCTTTATGCACACATTgctgtaagagagggagagagagagagagagagagagagagagagagagagagagagagagagagagagagagagagagagagagagagagagagagagagagagagagagagagaagaagagagacagagacaaagagaagtaTAACTTCTACAGAGCTGACaaacctctccacctctcacttcctcttttctctcatccCACCTCTCTTCTTGTTTGTCCTCTCtctattttcccctctcttccttccctctcttctatatttcatctccctttctctatctttctctttctctttctctctctctctctctctggctctgtgtcCCAGGTTTGCCCTCTTGCTGCTACATGTGGTTTCGTATGTTCATGTGTTTAGTGTGGTGAGTGATTTTtttatgaatgtgtgcgtgcgtgcatgcttgtgcgtgcgtgtgtgtgtgttcatgtgtgtgtgtccgcagggGGAGTAACAGTATCCATGGAGGACATCAGTCTCTCAGCACTCTGATCGGGTTGCATGGCTGCTGAGTGTTCTGACAcaacaggagaagaagaaaaaaaaacacagagactgGCAGCAGGCCACGCACATGTAGAAAGGGATACTGTAACTGTTTTAACATATTTAACttatactgcaatgtgcaattatgcGTATTaggtagggatggtacaaaccgcaccgaaaaccgaaaccgtacaattcacacaccataccgaaccgtgaaatgcagt
This window of the Engraulis encrasicolus isolate BLACKSEA-1 chromosome 7, IST_EnEncr_1.0, whole genome shotgun sequence genome carries:
- the LOC134452213 gene encoding complement C1q tumor necrosis factor-related protein 3-like; translated protein: MMMSKMSVLLGAVLLVLLCSQSGQTGEVGETSCSGCCDLLKELRELRETVSVLKRQTDEQKSTEQVAFGAALGPDGANINRGPFNTDTTLVYPNVFANAGNAYNPSTGMFTAPVKGVYYFSFSGHNHSSKPMGLSLMKNGQSMVIVYNHAAGARPETATNGMNLLLEKGDQVNVKLWANSWIQDNENMHSTFVGHLLFPLPDIIKP